The window AGTGTGTTTACCCTGGGTGTCCTCTGCTTCCAGTGCAGTTCCCAGTGTTATTACCCTGTGCATCCTCATTCcccagtgcagttcccagtgtgttaAACCTGGGTGTCCTCTGCTTTCAGTGCAGTTCCCAGTTTGTTAACCCTGGGTATCCTCTGCtcccagtgcagttcccagtgtgttaaccctgGGTGTCCTCTGGTCCCAATGCAATTCACAGTGCTTTAACCCTGGGTGTCCTCTGCtcccagtgcagttcccagtgtgttTACCCTGGGTGTCCTCTGCTTCCAGTGCAGTTCCCAGTGTTATTACCCTGTGCATCTTCATTCcccagtgcagttcccagtgtgttCACCCTGGGTGTCCTCTGCTTTCCCAATTTGTTATCCCTGGGTGTCCTTTGCTCCCAGTGCAGGTCCCAGTGTGTTAACCCTGGGTGTCCTCTGCtcccagtgcagttcccagtgGGTTCACCCTGGGTGTCCTCTTCTCCCTGTGCAGTTCCCAGTGTGATCACCCTGGGTGTCCTCCACTCCCACTGCAGTTCCCAGTGTGATAACCCTGGGTGTCCCCTGCTCacagtgcagttcccagtgtgATAACCCTGGACGTTCCCTGTTTTCCAGATATGAATGAAAAACGCATTCAATGTAGGTTTCCTTTGAAAAATAAAATTCATTCGCTGAACGGAGCCACGCCCCGAACCTAACTCGCACGCCATCGCTCAGTCCGCCTGAGGCTGTGGCACAATCCGGTCGTCTTTTGGAACGAGTTTATTGCTCAGCGTGATTCCGAACCGCCCCTTCAAGACGTGGGGGATCTCCTTCTCCTCCAGCTCCGTGGTGGCCTTGCGCTCGCCGTCGGCGGTGTACTCTGTGACGATCAGCCTCCTGCCCATGTAAGTGAGGTGGCCGCTGGGCAGGTGCAGGGAGCAGAACGACTTGCAGGCGAAGATTGAGCTGGGCGAGGTCTGCTGGTACTCGCACATGGCGGCGAAATCCTCGAGCCGTCTCCGCCGCAGGGTGAACTTGTAAAGCGTGGCCTCGGACGCGCGGTCGCACCCCGACCCTTGGGGGGACCTCTGTAGGAGCCAAGTGCCCTGGTCCTCGGCCAGCCGGAAGACCCCGTTCTCTTGGACCGCCTGCGCCCCGTCCTCCAGGGGGAGGGGCACGCGGAAGGAATTCCCGAATCCGACGTCGCACAGCCACCTCCGCCCCTCGAGCTCCACCAACAGGATCAGGTGATCGTAAGGCGGGCCGAACACTTGGGTCTCGATGTTCTGGACCCGTCCGGACAGGAGAGCCACCTCGTAGCCCAGCGCCCCCAGAAGCCAGGAGAACAGACCGTTGACCTCGTAGCAGAAGCCCTCTCGGCGACCCCCCACGATCTTGCGGTAGAGGGCGGGCAGCTCCAGCGTAATCCTCTCCCCGCAGTGGATGCCCAGGCTGCCAAAGGGCACCGAGAGAACGTGGCGCCGATGGATCTCCATCAGGTTCTCCAACGAAGGCTGGGTTGAGCCCTGGTAGCCAATCCGAGTGAGGTAGGTGGCAGTGTCCATCCTCGCCTTTGCTGGGGGGGGGTGACACAGAAAGAATTAGCgcagaaacgggccattcggcccttcagctcCGTGCCCGTGTtttttgctccacatgagcctcctcccaatccacctccccatctcctcccgccccaccatcaccatatccttccattcctttctccctcatgtgtttatccagattccgccccccccccccttaaatCCATCGATACAtccttcttcgaagatgtaacaagtaaagtggatcatGGGGATCTtctagatgtagtatatctagacttccagaaggtatttgataaggtgccgcacaaaaggttaatacacaagggaaGATCACatgggggttaggggcaatttattagcttggatagaggattggctaaacaACAGaaaagagagtcgggataaatgggtcctttactggttggcaagatgtaactagtggggtgctatattaatgagttggatgcagggatagaaggtacaatagccaaatttgcagatgacactaaaataggtgggacagtaagttgcaataaagaaataggaaatttacaaatggatatggatagattagataaatgggccaaaatttggcagatggattttaacgtggataagtgtgaggttatccatttaggtcggaagaatagaaaggcaaattattatctaaacggagagaaacttcagagtgcttctgtgcatgaatcgcagaaagctagtatgtaggtgcagcaggtgagaaggaagtcaaatggaattttggcatttattgctaaaggaatagaatataaaagtagggaagtgtagcTGCaagtgtacaaggcattggtgagaccgcacctggactatggcgtacagttttggtcgccttacttgaggagggacgtagttgcattggaggcagttcagaggaggttcacgagattgattccagagatgaggggtttgtcttatgaagagagattgagcagtttaggcctttactctctcgagcttagaagaatgagaggagatcgaattgaggtagataagatgattaaggggattgagaaagtagacgtagagaggatgtttcctcttgtggggcaatctagaatgagaggtcacagttttaggataaggggcagcagattcaaaaccaagatgaggagaaattacttctttcaaagggtcgtgagtctgtggaattcactaccccagagtgcggtggatgccgggacattgagtaaatataaggaggagacagacagatttttaattagtaatgggttgaagggttgtggagaacaggcaggaaagcggactccaggccgagatgagatcagccacgatcatattgaatggcggagcaggctcgaggggctgaatggcctactcctgttcctagttattatgttcttatgatacgattcacctcaaccactccctgtgggagcgagttccacattctccccactcttgggggaaagacgtttcttctgaattcccccattggatttattagtgactgttttatatttataACCCATAACTTATATTGACTTCCAAAGTGAGTGGTACGCCAGCGAGGGACAGAAACCTCCACCCAGGGGTTTAGTTCAGtgctgcgccgcactgtcggagggtcagtactgagggagtgccgcactgtcggagagtcagtactgagggagtgccgcactgtcggagagtcagtactgagggagtgccgcactgtcggagagtcagtactgagggagtgccgcactgtcggagagtcagtactgagggagtgccgcactgtcggagagtcagtactgagggagcgccgcactgtctgagggtcagtactgagggagcgccgcactgtcggagggtcagtactgagggagtgccgcactgtcggagagtcagtactgagggagtgccgcactgtcggagggtcagtactgagggagcgccgcactgtcggagggtcagtactgagggagcgccgcactgtcggagggtcagtactgagggagcgccgcactgtcggagagtcagtactgagggagtgccgcactgtcggagagtcagtactgagggagtgccgcactgtcggagggtcagtactgagggagtgccgcactgtcggagggtcagtactgagggagtgccgcactgtcggagggtcagtactgagggagtgccgcactgtcggagagtcagtactgagggagtgccgcactgtcggagggtcagtactgagggagtgccgcactgtcggagagtcagtactgagggagcgccgcactgtcggagggtcagtacagagggagtgccgcactgtcggagggtcagtactgagggagtgccgtactgtcggagagtcagtactgagggtgcgccgcactgtcggagggtcagtactgagggagtgccgcactgtcggagggtcagtactgagggagcaccgcactgtcggagagtcagtactgagggagtgccgcactgtcggagggtcagtactgagtgagtgccgcactgtcggagtgtcagtactgagggagtgccgcactgtcggagggtcagtactgagtgagtgccgcactgtcggagagtcagtactgagggagcaccgcactgtcggagagtcagtactgagggagtgccgcactgtcggagggtcagtactgagggagtgccgcactgtcggagagtcagtactgagggagtgccgcactgtcggagggtcagtactgagtgagtgccgcactgtcggagggtcagtactgagggagcgccgcactgtcggaggatcagtactgagggagtgccgcgctgtcggagggtcagtactgagggagtgccgcactgtcggagggtcagtactgagggagtgccgcgctgtcggagggtcagtactgagggagtgccgcgctgtcggagggtcagtactgagggagtgccgcgctgtcggagggtcagtactgagggagtgccgcattgttggtcagtactgagggagtgccgtgatgttggagagtcagtactgagggactgctgcgctgtcggagggtcagtgctgagggagtcgcgctctgtcggagggtcagtactgagggagtgccgcactgttggagggtcagtacagagggagtgccgtgatgttggagagtcagtactgagggagtgctgcgctgtcggagggtcagtgctgagggagtgccgcactgtcggagggtcaggactgagggagtgctgcactgtcggagagtcagtactgagggagtgccgcactgtcggagggtcagtactgagggagtgccagtactgagggagtgctgcactgtcggagagtcagtactgagggagtgctgcactgtcggagagtcagtgctgagggagtgccgcactgtcggagagtcagtactgagggagtgccgcactgtcggagggtcagtactgagggagtgccgcactgtcggagggtcagtactgagggagtgccgcactgtcggagagtcagtactgagggagtgccgcactgtcggagggtcagtactgagggagtgccgcactgtcggagagtcagtactgagggagtgccgcactgtcggagggtcagtactgagggagtgccgcactgtcggagggtcagtactgagggagtgccgcactgtcggagggtcagtactgagggagtgccgcactgtcggagagtcagtactgagggagtgccgcactgtcggagggtcagtactgagggagtgccgcactgccggagggtcagtactgagggagtgccgcactgtcggagagtcagtactgagggagtgccgcactgtcggagggtcagtactgagggagtgccgcactgtcggagggtcagtactgagggagtgccgcactgtcggagagtcagtactgagggagtgccgcactgtcggagggtcagtactgagggagtgccgcactgccggagggtcagtactgagggagtgccgcactgtcggagagtcagtactgagggagtgccgcactgtcggagggtcagtactgagggagtgccgcactgtcggagggtcagtactgagggattgctgcactgtcggagggtcagtactgagggagtgctgcactgtcggagggtcagtactgagggagtgctgcactgtcggagggtcagtactgagggagtgccgcactgtcggagggtcagtactgagggagtgctgcgctgtcggagggtcagtaccgagggagtgccgcactgtcggagggtcagtactgagggagtgctgcgctgtcggagggtcagtaccgagggagtgccgcactgtcggcgggtcagtactgagggagtgccagtactgagggagtgccgtgatgttggagagtcaatactgagggagtgtcaaactgtcggagggtcagtactgagggagtgctgcactgtgggagggtcagtactgagggagtgccgtgatgttggagagtcagtactgagggagtgccgcgctgtcggagggtcagtaccgagggagtgccgcgctgtcggagggtcagtactgagggagtgccgtgatgttggagagtcagtactgagggagtgccgcactgtcggagggtcagtactgagggagtgccagtactgagggagtgccgtgatgttggagagtcagtactgagggagtgctgcactgtcggagggtcagtactgagggagcgccaccctgtcggaggatcagtactgagggagtgccgcgctgtcggagggtcagtactgagggagtgccgcactgtcggagggtcagtactgagggagtgccgcgctgtcggagggtcagtactgagggagtgccgcgctgtcggagggtcagtactgagggagttccgcgctgtcggagggtcagtactgagggagtgccgcattgttggagggtcagtactgagggagtgccgtgatgttggagagtcagtactgagggagtgctgcgctgtcggagggtcagtgctgagggagtgccgcgctgtcggagggtcagtactgagggagtgccgcactgttggagggtcagtactgagggagtgctgcgctgtcagagggtcagtgctgtgggagtgccgcactgtcggagggtcaggactgacggagtgctgcactgtcggagagtcagtactgagggagtgccagtactgagggagtgccgtgatgttggagggtcagtactgagggagtgccgcactgtcggagagtcagtgctgagggagtgccgcactgtcggagggtcagtactgagggagtgccagtactgagggagtgccgtgatgttggagggtcagtactgagggagcgccgcactgtcggagagtcagtgctgagggagtgccgcactgtcggagggtcaggactgagggagtgctgcactgtcggagagtcagtactgagggagtgctgcactgtcggagagtcagtgctgagggagtgccagtactgagggagtgccgtgatgttggagggtcagtactgagggagtgctgcactgtcggagagtcagtactgagggagtgccagtactgagggagtgccgtgatgttggagggtcagtactgagggagcgccgcactgtcggagagtcagtgctgagggagtgccgcactgtcggagggtcaggactgagggagtgctgcactgtcggagagtcagtactgagggagtgctgcactgtcggagagtcagtgctgagggagtgccgcactgtcggagggtcagtactgagggagtgccgcactgtcggagggtcagtactgagggagtgctgcactgtcggagggtcagtactgagggagtgttgcactgtcggagggtcagtactgagggagtgccgcactgtcggagggtcagtactgagggagtgctgcgctgtcgga of the Heterodontus francisci isolate sHetFra1 unplaced genomic scaffold, sHetFra1.hap1 HAP1_SCAFFOLD_545, whole genome shotgun sequence genome contains:
- the LOC137362558 gene encoding arylamine N-acetyltransferase, pineal gland isozyme NAT-3-like, whose product is MDTATYLTRIGYQGSTQPSLENLMEIHRRHVLSVPFGSLGIHCGERITLELPALYRKIVGGRREGFCYEVNGLFSWLLGALGYEVALLSGRVQNIETQVFGPPYDHLILLVELEGRRWLCDVGFGNSFRVPLPLEDGAQAVQENGVFRLAEDQGTWLLQRSPQGSGCDRASEATLYKFTLRRRRLEDFAAMCEYQQTSPSSIFACKSFCSLHLPSGHLTYMGRRLIVTEYTADGERKATTELEEKEIPHVLKGRFGITLSNKLVPKDDRIVPQPQAD